A region from the Geobacter benzoatilyticus genome encodes:
- the ileS gene encoding isoleucine--tRNA ligase, translated as MDYKNTLNLPVTDFPMKGNLPQREPDILAGWQKNDLYGKLAAAGQGKPRYVLHDGPPYANGHIHIGHALNKILKDIILKSKRMQGFAAPYVPGWDCHGLPIELQVEKNLGSKKHETTKLQMRKQCREYAEKFVKIQRDEFERLGVIGDWDRPYLTLTPDYEGITARELARFAENGGLYKGKKPVHWCSSCVTALAEAEVEYADKTSPSIYVKFLLQDDISAAVPSLAGKKVSLVIWTTTPWTIPANLAVALHPELDYVALEAGGEVLVVADGLKDAFMAATGLQGSVIATFRADILYKKRCKHPFYDRDSIILLGEHVTLDAGTGCVHTAPGHGQEDYELGLAEGLDIYNPVDNRGRYIQSLEFFGGMFVFDANTAVVEKLQEVGALLGLGTVEHSYPHCWRCKKPIIFRATEQWFISMEKNGLRKKAMEEIDRVSWVPKWGRERIHGMIENRPDWCISRQRSWGVPITAFYCTECGEILADGKTMHHVADLFMEAGSDIWYEKEAAELLPPGTVCPKCGKQAFEKEMDILDVWFDSGVSHAAVLENRPELGSPANLYLEGSDQHRGWFHSSLLASVGTRGTAPYTEVLTHGFVVDGSGRKMSKSVGNVVAPEEVIKKYGAEILRLWVAAQDYRDDVRISQEILTRLAEAYRRIRNTCRYLLGNLSDFEPATDMVSFGQMTELDRWALHQLEELKEKVLTAYNEYEFHILYHVVNGFCTVEMSAFYLDIIKERYTSRKDSPERRSAQTVMYLVLESLVRLMAPVLSFTAEELWGYMPKRAEDSVHLASFPEFHPEWKDDALVERWARIMAVRSDVSKALEQARVQKTIGHSLDAAVTLAAEPELLAFLKEYAGELATVFIVSKVELAEGIAGDCYEAEGVKGLKIAVSAAPGEKCERCWHYDEQIGGDTEHPTLCPKCVAAVK; from the coding sequence CCATGACGGCCCCCCCTACGCCAATGGCCATATCCATATCGGCCATGCCCTGAACAAGATTCTCAAGGATATCATCCTCAAAAGCAAGCGGATGCAGGGGTTCGCTGCCCCGTACGTGCCGGGATGGGACTGCCATGGCCTCCCCATCGAGCTCCAGGTGGAGAAGAATCTCGGCTCGAAGAAGCATGAGACCACGAAGCTTCAAATGCGAAAACAGTGCCGGGAATACGCGGAGAAATTCGTAAAAATTCAGCGGGACGAATTTGAGCGGCTCGGCGTCATCGGCGACTGGGATCGCCCCTATCTCACCCTGACCCCTGACTACGAGGGGATAACGGCGCGGGAACTGGCCCGCTTCGCCGAAAACGGCGGTCTCTACAAGGGGAAAAAGCCGGTCCACTGGTGCTCTTCCTGCGTCACCGCCCTGGCCGAGGCCGAGGTGGAATACGCCGACAAAACTTCCCCCTCCATCTACGTGAAATTCCTCCTCCAGGACGATATCAGCGCCGCAGTCCCGTCCCTGGCCGGGAAGAAGGTGTCGCTGGTAATCTGGACCACCACTCCCTGGACCATTCCCGCCAACCTGGCTGTTGCCCTCCATCCGGAGCTTGACTACGTGGCCCTCGAAGCCGGCGGAGAAGTGCTTGTGGTGGCTGACGGACTCAAGGATGCCTTCATGGCCGCCACTGGCCTGCAGGGGAGCGTAATTGCCACCTTCCGGGCGGATATTCTCTATAAAAAGCGGTGCAAGCATCCTTTCTACGACCGCGATTCCATAATCCTCCTGGGCGAGCATGTGACCCTGGACGCCGGTACCGGCTGTGTTCACACTGCCCCCGGCCATGGCCAGGAGGACTACGAGCTGGGGCTGGCGGAAGGGCTCGACATCTACAATCCGGTGGACAACCGCGGACGCTACATCCAGAGCCTGGAGTTCTTCGGCGGAATGTTCGTGTTCGATGCCAATACCGCCGTCGTGGAGAAACTCCAGGAAGTGGGCGCGCTGCTGGGACTTGGAACCGTGGAGCACTCCTATCCCCATTGCTGGCGCTGCAAAAAGCCGATTATCTTTCGGGCCACGGAGCAGTGGTTTATCTCCATGGAAAAAAACGGCCTGCGGAAGAAGGCCATGGAGGAAATCGACCGGGTCTCCTGGGTGCCGAAATGGGGGCGTGAGCGTATCCACGGCATGATCGAGAACCGCCCTGACTGGTGCATCTCCCGCCAGCGCTCCTGGGGCGTGCCGATTACGGCCTTCTACTGCACCGAGTGCGGCGAGATACTGGCCGACGGCAAGACCATGCACCATGTGGCGGATCTCTTCATGGAAGCGGGGTCCGACATCTGGTACGAGAAAGAGGCGGCCGAGCTTCTGCCGCCGGGGACTGTCTGCCCTAAATGCGGCAAGCAGGCCTTCGAGAAGGAGATGGACATCCTTGACGTCTGGTTCGATTCGGGGGTATCCCACGCCGCAGTTCTCGAGAATCGCCCCGAACTGGGGTCTCCGGCCAATCTGTACCTGGAGGGGAGCGACCAGCATCGCGGCTGGTTCCATTCGTCGCTTTTGGCCTCCGTGGGCACCCGCGGCACTGCTCCCTACACGGAAGTGCTTACCCACGGTTTCGTGGTGGACGGCTCCGGCCGGAAGATGAGCAAGTCGGTGGGAAACGTTGTGGCTCCTGAGGAGGTAATCAAGAAGTATGGCGCCGAGATCCTCCGCCTCTGGGTTGCGGCCCAGGACTACCGGGACGATGTCCGCATCTCCCAAGAGATCCTGACCCGCCTGGCCGAGGCATACCGCCGGATTCGCAACACCTGCCGTTATCTGCTGGGGAACCTTTCCGACTTCGAACCGGCAACTGACATGGTGTCGTTCGGCCAAATGACGGAACTGGACCGCTGGGCATTGCATCAGCTGGAAGAGCTGAAGGAAAAGGTGCTGACCGCCTACAACGAGTATGAATTCCATATCCTCTATCACGTCGTGAACGGCTTCTGCACCGTGGAGATGAGCGCCTTCTACCTGGATATCATCAAGGAGCGCTACACGAGCCGCAAAGACTCCCCCGAGCGCCGCAGCGCCCAGACCGTCATGTATCTTGTGCTGGAATCCCTTGTTAGGCTCATGGCGCCGGTCCTTTCCTTCACTGCCGAAGAGCTCTGGGGGTATATGCCGAAACGGGCGGAGGATAGTGTTCATCTGGCATCCTTCCCCGAATTCCACCCCGAATGGAAGGATGATGCTCTCGTTGAGCGGTGGGCCAGAATAATGGCGGTACGCTCTGACGTTTCAAAGGCGCTGGAACAGGCCCGCGTGCAGAAGACCATCGGCCACTCCCTGGATGCGGCGGTGACCCTGGCGGCGGAGCCTGAGCTGCTGGCCTTCCTGAAAGAGTACGCAGGGGAACTGGCTACGGTCTTCATTGTATCCAAGGTTGAGCTGGCGGAGGGGATTGCCGGCGATTGCTATGAGGCTGAAGGGGTGAAGGGGCTGAAGATAGCCGTGAGTGCTGCGCCGGGCGAGAAGTGCGAGCGCTGCTGGCATTATGACGAACAGATCGGCGGGGATACCGAGCATCCGACCCTTTGTCCGAAATGCGTGGCGGCGGTTAAATAG
- a CDS encoding DUF3187 family protein — MAPGRRPKNRLSGLHVMGIWAVTAGLGVLLPWGPVDAMEITPLRTGNMAPLLHIHGLPVPDGARILSQQEGEASLAVDLANNYALSAKGDESVTFDGETYRVALEMRYGIAPGVEAGIEVPLVLHSGGFLDGFIEGFHDTFNFSNDSRDDVNRDQLLYRYDKGGSSRFRLDDSNGGIGDIRLTGGIQLYDDRSANPRRLAMRGALKLPTGDSGHLRGSGSVDFALWLSASDDYSLGEWGHLTAFANAGGTVMGDGDVLGEQQRTLAATGNAGFGWSPIDRLALKVQATWNSSLYKGSALREIDNDSLVITGGGTIALTERTSLDLAISEDLSVETAPDVAFHLALRQRF; from the coding sequence ATGGCACCGGGGAGAAGACCGAAAAACCGCCTGAGCGGATTGCACGTAATGGGGATATGGGCTGTCACGGCGGGGCTGGGGGTTCTGCTCCCGTGGGGGCCGGTCGATGCCATGGAAATAACGCCTCTCAGGACGGGAAACATGGCCCCACTGCTACATATTCACGGACTTCCGGTGCCTGACGGCGCCCGAATATTGTCACAGCAGGAAGGGGAAGCATCCCTGGCCGTAGACCTGGCCAACAACTACGCTCTCAGCGCAAAGGGGGATGAAAGCGTCACCTTCGATGGTGAGACCTATCGTGTCGCCCTGGAAATGCGCTACGGCATTGCGCCGGGAGTGGAAGCCGGGATTGAGGTCCCCCTAGTGCTCCATTCAGGAGGATTTCTCGACGGGTTCATCGAGGGATTCCACGATACTTTCAACTTCTCCAACGACAGCAGGGATGACGTGAACCGGGACCAGCTCCTCTACCGGTACGACAAGGGCGGCTCCAGCCGTTTCAGGCTCGATGACAGCAATGGCGGCATTGGCGACATCCGCCTTACGGGTGGCATCCAGCTCTACGATGACCGGTCGGCGAATCCCCGCCGCCTTGCCATGAGAGGGGCCTTGAAGCTTCCCACCGGCGACAGCGGCCACCTGCGGGGGAGCGGAAGCGTCGACTTTGCTCTCTGGCTTTCGGCAAGCGACGATTACAGCCTCGGCGAATGGGGTCATCTGACCGCTTTCGCCAACGCCGGCGGCACCGTCATGGGAGACGGGGATGTGCTGGGAGAGCAGCAGAGAACTCTGGCTGCTACAGGGAACGCCGGTTTTGGGTGGAGTCCCATTGACCGGCTTGCCCTTAAGGTGCAGGCCACCTGGAATTCTTCTCTCTACAAGGGGAGCGCGCTGAGGGAGATTGACAACGACTCGCTGGTCATAACTGGAGGGGGAACGATTGCCTTAACGGAGAGGACGTCCCTGGATCTCGCCATTTCAGAGGACTTGAGCGTGGAAACCGCTCCGGACGTGGCCTTTCACCTGGCACTGCGGCAGCGTTTCTGA
- the lspA gene encoding signal peptidase II has protein sequence MKPNYRIFAAVTAASLVIDQATKVLVDRTMALYQSIPVIDGFFSITYMRNRGAAFSFLADFDYRRPFFIAITLVAIAVIVVTFRKLRDDQRLAAFSLSLIFSGAVGNLIDRVRLGEVIDFLDVFWKTHHWPAFNVADSAICVGVALLALDMFREERRQSHTP, from the coding sequence ATGAAACCGAATTATCGCATATTTGCGGCCGTAACAGCCGCTTCCCTCGTGATCGACCAGGCGACCAAGGTCCTGGTGGACCGGACCATGGCGCTTTATCAGTCGATTCCGGTGATCGACGGATTCTTCAGCATCACGTATATGCGGAACAGGGGGGCGGCGTTCAGCTTCCTGGCGGATTTCGACTACCGCCGCCCCTTTTTCATTGCGATCACCCTTGTGGCCATCGCGGTTATTGTTGTTACGTTCCGAAAGCTTAGGGATGACCAGCGTCTTGCCGCGTTTTCCCTCTCCCTGATTTTTTCCGGTGCCGTCGGCAACCTTATCGACCGGGTGCGGCTCGGGGAAGTGATAGATTTTCTCGACGTCTTCTGGAAGACCCACCACTGGCCTGCTTTCAATGTGGCCGATTCAGCCATCTGCGTAGGCGTGGCGTTACTTGCCCTCGATATGTTCCGTGAAGAGCGGCGTCAGTCCCACACTCCCTGA